ACCTGTTTTTAATATCCTATTATCCTTCATTATACTTTCATAACACTTCCTCATTTGATCGTCTTGCTCTCCTCCTCTCTGCACCAGAGATACTATGGGCCGGACAGCAAATGGGGCCATATTGAACAGTGGATGGTATGACCTGTCATTATACCACACTGCCGCATGCAGTAGACCACCAAAGATAGAATTTGCATTAGAAAATTCACTCAGCACAGGTCCTTCAGAGAATGAAATGTGATTGGTTGATGTTGCATGTCTCTTATGCAGTCTGTGTCTGATCCTCATTTCACAGGCTTTACTAGAGCAGTGGGGGGCAGGAGGCCCATATGACATGTTAGGGCTTAGCAGAGGTGGTCATAACATAGAGCAGGATTATAGAGCGGTCGCGTGACCCACATCTTAAAGTACTCAACCCTCCCCTCCCACCCCTCCAGACACCCTGTCTGAGCCCTGTAATAAACCGTGATATGACAGACAGCGTAATCTCTCAGTGCATGCTTTGTGCAGTTTTTGCAGTTTTTGATAATCATGTGACCTTTTGACCTAAAACTTCCTGCTTTCTGTCCCCTTTTCCTGCTCTGCTTTTCAGGAGGACAGTGAGCGGTATTCCCGCCACTCTCGGAGACATACCTCGGTTTGTATCTGTCCCTCTGCTTTTCATCCTTCTATTTCattcactttttatttaatactatGCTTTTACTATCTAAAATCAAATATGCCCCCAGTCATTTAATCTCTTCTGTAActttcttttccatttttccctatttttttttttttgtgcagttttatAGTGTGCTGTTTAGACCTCAGATGTCCATCaaccaaaattttaaataacCTTACTCATCTTAATTATGTCAAAAAAGACCTAACTGTTGACGAAAACATGACGAAAACATACCTGTGGGAACTTTTTTTGCAAGGTgtgaaatattgcatttttacatCACATTCACTTTTGTTCCtatcgggtaggtttaggtgtagtgcAATTGGtgtgttattttaaaacataacatttagagTTATAGCGCCACTTAACTGACACTTCAAGTCAGAACTGCAGTGACACTTTACAAAACAACGTCACATAAAATGTACCATATTCACGTTTATCTATTCCAGGggaaagaaacaaacactcttttaGTGCCACTCAGGGGACATTTCACATTGAATATGTCTAGAAACATATGgcggtatgtttttttgttttgttgcaaaAAAGTTCCCACAAGTACGTTTTCATCTTGGGATCAGGTTGAAAAAGACTGTCGCTAAAGAggagaaaatatgaaaaataaattgcaATCTCATTTCCATATGGTTGTGAATAAGggctgtttgaatttttttttttttttgaatgattgcAGGAACATTAGTTCTACTAATCATGATGTAACTAGATGATACAAAGACTTACCTCCTTTTCAAACATACATCTGATTATCAACATCTCTTCATGTAGTCTGGAGCAGTGCTTAAATGTTTCCATTGTTTACAACAGAACAAGCTTATTTAAGCTAAACTAAtattaagttgttgttttttcaacaaATGAGAACATCACTAAAAGGAGATTTTAGTCAGATTTGTGTcactaaatttagatttttggtaggtgcaaacacacacacacacacacacacacacacacaatggaaaATACATGGAATGTTAcaatggaaatgtatttattttattttaaatacatggaATTTTACAatggaaaattttatttttttaactgataaaGCATGCATTGTTGAAAGGTATTCATCTTATTATATCATATTTCTAGAGGGTATTGGTTACATATTCATTAAAGCAGTAAGCTTAGAAATACCTAAAAGCATTTTTTACTCAAAGCACAAACTCAACCCCTTGTTTTCTTTGTCTTCCTGTCTCAGATATCAGATGATGAGGAGCGGATGTCTGTTGGCAGTCGGGGCAGTTTGAGGGTTAGTATACATGTGATGTcattagaatgataaaaaaagaacattgtaTCATTTATGCCAGTAAATAGCATTTACCACTCAAAATCAAAGTAAAGGGTGGTAGTTAAGTGGTTATTAATTTGAAGGTTCCAGGTTAAAATAATGGAAAGAAAAATTCCTGCGtttgttgtaattttttgtaatttaataaaaagagtGGTTTTCACTTCGTTTTAATCTTCTAACAAATAAATAGCAATACTTAAATGACTAACGTTTCTGGCATCAACCATGCACAGAAAATGATGGTGGTTATGTAGTAAAAGAGCTTGTGTGGGCTTGCTTTTTTTCTTGAATTtttcattacagtttttctcaattgattTTTGCACATTTCTCCAAACTCGTGTCACTGTTCTCAAAAAAGTTAACACAGAGATCTGAATACTTTATAATTTTCAAAAACAGACTGAACGTTTTCATTAATTTCATACAAATTACAAATGCAGATAATTTTCTCAAAACAATGTGCACATAACTAtgaaatgttttacaatatttaatactttaaaataaaaattaaaaatatcttacaCAAATCACAAAGTTTTATGTACCATTTGTCCAAAGGCAACAAACAAGTTCTGTAACACgcatttggcgtgtatgccccataatactaatcttgtcaaccgttataatagcatacgttttctgtaaagatacgaatcaaaacaactcacctgtcgagtaaaacacaagtgagatcGGCATCTCAAGTTGAAGTTGgtcgcgaagctacttctgcatttgtccacgacactgttgtcatgtgttttctacgtcagtaaaggcggtaacaaagggtatctaacgtcattgacaggcgactgcactgccccgtgtcactgtttagaatgggaattttctcataatttacaagtagttgaaaacatttgagatattgttagtaatcagctggacaaaatatataacactaacctagtgttttttggatattttactgcaaatatcttacaaatacCTTTAACACAAGAAATGCACATCATCTCTTccttctctttggatttgagactttagtctttgcaactttacacatcttctttatgcaccaagagatggtaacactccaaagagaaagcaaaatttgtaatagcatcatatgacccctttagggatgatttgagaaatgcaccaaagcgactgagaaaaactgtaataaatgcaTCGCTAGAAAAaaatgcagtgcttcattttgcagtAAAATCGAACTGTCTGGTTAAGATAATTGTGTGTTTGGTTGGCTGTGCTAATTGTTTTGAGAACAAGAACAATGCATTGGAGAAAAGTGTCAAATCGATTGAGAaaaactgtcatttatttttatgtacagtatgtaactTGTCAAGTGTGTGATCAAAGTGTTGCTTTTTAAATtccaatttgtttatttgaaacaaatgtaataaaattaaaagtataGATGATGGAATTGATATGATTAAGGAATCAAGATTCTGTGCAACTGCATTTTGCACAAAGAGCACTGTCACTGCTTCTTTCctctttcattctttcagacTTGCTGAATCACACTTGTGCGACAATCTGTcactctttcatttatttatttttttcttcatttctcaTTCTCACATTGTCCTTTTGTCCTCCTCTGCTTACCGCAGGGCAACCACACAGATCTCTGCAGCAGCACCAGCAGTCTGCCTTCAGCCAGACTACAAAATGGACGGGTCTGTCCCTCTCACAATCCCCAACAATTCATCTTTAATCCTTTCTTTAGTATTAGTTATCTTCTTCATTGTTTTATCTTATAACCCTTTCTTCCTTTTGACTGCTCCTCCTTCCCCAGTCATTTCATAGGAATTTATAAACACATTTCAGTAAACCACAACAGTAGGGTTCTGGACGTAAAAATCTTGTTCAAAAGATccatagacaattttttttttttgtgatgaaaaAATCCATATACTGTACAGAGTCATGGTATAAGCATCCTAAAGTGAGGTGAGGTGAGGTGAGGTGAGGTGAGGTCAGGTTAGGTCAGGTCAGGTCAGGTCAGGTaaggtaaagtaaaataaaatacacttgttTTAAATTCTTAAGTACTTCGTTACCCACAATAGCACTGTTAAATACAGTAATCAGTTACTGAAACTAGCACTTCATCTTAAGGTACAGCCACATTAGCAACATTTCAGTTACATGTTTCAGACAAAAAGCCATTAATTCTCAATTTCAGCTGTACAAATTTATGAAACAATGGTAAATGTGGCCTTTAGTAAGTAGAACTCACATTAGAATTAGTGAATCTCAAATCATAGCatgttaaaattatattcaatatttGGTGAAGTTTTGAATtgtatcttttaaattaatgtagCCCAATGCCTATAGGCAAAATGCaaatattacagtaaatatttaaaaatagacacggtaacactttctatgaagcccatatttataatacattataagggtattcttaaggcattataatgaatgcataacgCATTATAAAAAAAcccttataatatgttatatcatctcatgaatattaattagaacagttttaatatattataatatttacttatttgtggttatagcttttaagagtataataatttataacacaatgaacatgttacataaacttttacaatggattatacttctcatagttataatgaattatacagtaagtctcatatcttgccatgtttctgatgctactttacttaaagcggtcaaagtccacttataagtagtaataataatattaataacaacattttGTTCTCTCAAACAGCCaaaagatcagatatcagatcagtacaatcaaaataaaatataaccatataaaacatagttttttttttttttcagttggagtattaatcTCACATCAGTTATTTAACATTGACTCCACGGGACCCATTCAACATCTAACccctcacaagctgtagtaagatactgtgcagaccttaaataaacaatgtcaagatatgacaCAGTCCATTATATTGTAAATGAAgcagatttaatatggtgttcattttgtgttataaataatcacacTCTTAACCTTATAACCGGATATACAtgagtattatgatgtattataattgtggttatgattattcatgagttgatataacatattaagttttttctataatgcattatgcattcattataatgccttaagaatacacttataatgtattataaaaatgggcttcatagaaagtgttaccatagACACTAATTTGATTAAAACATTCTCAGTGTTTTATGGGGTGTTATGAGGATTGATCAGTATAAAGTTTGAAATTGTTCAGTCAAATATAACACTGTTGTGATTAATCTGGGAGCTGATTTATTTGGTTAGGGTTACATTtctgtaaaattttaaaataactattggaaatgaaaaaaaatatatatagaaaatactTCCATAACAAAGGCAGGTGCAAAAGTTAGCTGTCATTATTGTGGTCTCTAcaaacttgttttaaaatgttgtgcTTTGCCTGATTAGTATTTAGGAGAgagattatttatttcatttgaagAATGTGTAGTATTGAATGCAATGTTATGAGCATATATTTCTTCCCCCTCTCTCTGTTTGTTTTTAGCCCTCTGCGCTTTTTAATGACCCCCCTCGTTCAAGAAGTCACAGGGTTTGTTTCCAGTTGTCATCTGCATGCAAATTTACATTTAGATCATTTGGTTTCATTTTGGTGAATACATGGCACATATATGAATGAATGTACGTAAATATATAGTTCATcctaaaatggaaattctgttgtCACTGAAAACCATATGACcttctttttgtgtttgtgtgggacACAAAAGGAGAGATCTAGTAGAATGTTCAAGCTTTTCTTTTCTATACAATGAAAGCGAATGAACAGCACAGTCCCTTTCCCCATACATTCCCTTTAAACAAATAATTGCGCTTTACTACATTGAATGTGctcttgtagtgtacttcaaatatgaatagtaggcctatataaaaaagtaattacagATTACTTTCATGACTGCTTAACACTTTATGCACAATATGCACTTGGTAACATGAAAAttgacattcattttttttctataatttacACAATTCTTTAATCTTATTTTCATGCTTTAATGTGTTTAGTAACACATTTAAGGATGTGTAAAGTAcctgattataattttaactgtagtatGATATTCaatgttacatttaaagttaaaatattttaaatgtactaactGATTATAATTTATTACAGTGCAGTtaacaagaaaacattttcacaatAACCATTCTAGAAAAGAGCTGCTTGGACATTCTTCTTGGACATCTCTGTCACTAGCTTTCTGTTTGCGAAACCTTAGCAAAATcttaacagaattttaattttatgttagacTCTTATTTAGGGACATGTTGTCTGTGTTCAATCCCTAATGCAACCTGCATGCAGTTTAGTCACCTGATACACAGAACTTCTTTGGTTACACGTTGACAGGTCTCTGGCTTCCAAAGCCTCTTGCTCAGACATCTAACGCAGCAATCAATTCGCTGTTTAGTCATTTCATAAGTGCTCAGAGTACATCAGAGTGTGTTAAGGTTGATGGCTAATGTGTTAACATTCTGTAAACATGCAAAGAAGCTTTCTTTGCGCTCCTCTGTATGTAATGAGCATTTCCTGACCTTGATGTGTTTAAAGTACATCTCCCCTGATTGATAGCAGCCCTGTTAGATCTCATTTCATGGTGGTGAGCAATTTTGGATCAAACAAGCAGTCATTTAAGGGTCTTTATCATCTTTTGAAAGTGTTTGTTGTGTCTTTCGTGGCTATGTTTGAGAGATATCGAGTATGTGAGGTGAATGTAGTATGGTGAGGTGTTCTGTTCTGTCTGCAGGGGTCACTGCATGAAGAGAGTTCTTACTCTGCCACTAGGCGTTTCAGTGGCTCCAGCGCTAGAGGCGTAAGGCCCTAACTTGACCTATCTCTTTGACCGTGGCATGACCTGATACCCAATGCTACTGTGGGCTTGTTGAGCGTCTTGCATGGTTCTGTTTTCAGACCACAGGCTTGACTATGTTGTTTATGTCTTTGTTTATGTCTTGAAGTTTCTCTGAGTAAAGTTTGGGAGCTGTTTTTTTCCCCTAGTAATGAGAGTGGGACGGGTGGtgtttgtactgtatgtaaagCATGGCTAATCATCTTGGATTaaatttctttctgtcttttgtcTGGTCAAAGTATGGTTGTTCTCTAGTCCTACAGACCGACTCTCCTTCACACACAGAAACCCACTAACGTTATGTGTATGTCAATGTGTGTTTTGACCTACAGAATGGGCTTGGTTTTACACTACTGTTTAACAGTTTTTTGAAAGAAACTAATGCTGttttcagcaaggatggattaaattgatcaaaaatgaaaaatgaaaaaagtgtaattttacaatatttctgtttgtactgtattttttgatcaagcCTATGTGCATAATAAACTTTATTCCAAAATCATCAagaatcttactaaccccaaacttttgaatggtagtgtatatgagACTGTCCTTACACTtgtcagtttttatatattttccctTATTCTCTCTTCCTGCTAACATCTACTGTACTCCTCATCCCATTTTCTCTATGCCTGCATTCTGGTCAGCCTTCAGACTATAATGGCTTTCTGGGCTCCAGTTCCAGGGCCTCTTCTAGGGCTAGTTCAGCCCGTGCCAGTCCAGTGGTGAGCTTCTCTTTTCTATCACTGATCAAGTTTTAGCTCTGCAGTTTCAAGGTCACCTCTGCCATCCTTGTAGCATATAGAGATCCATGGCAGAAATTGACCTGCTCTCTTGCTCCTCTGCATATCCTCTTCCTCTCACTAAAATCTTCAGTATCATGTGGAGTTTGCATGAATCTTGTTTGTGCCATGCTCCCTCTAGTGGATAAAACATGGAAGATATCTCTAAATAGCCCAGTGTTGTTTTTGATCCTgagcattttatcatttaatttagaCATATAAGAAATCTAGATGTTTTTTCAAtgtagaatacattttttttcgcACAGGTGGAGGAAAGGTCAGATTTCCTGGAAAAGGTGAGTAGGATCACTTTTGGGTTGTTAAACAGATTCACAAACATCATGGTAGATAATACCACAACAGAGTGACCCACCAGACcaagtaaatattttaactacaccCCCAGGGGTCCAGGACAGCCTCCACCCTCTCTGCTGCAACTCTAGCATCCCTTGGTGGAGGTTTATCACGAAGAGGAAGCTGTGATACCTCGATTTCAGCGGACACTGAGGCCTCCATACGGGAAATGAAGGTCATTTTGAatttatcaaattttattttgtgttataatGACCATGTTCTGTatgtaatttcaacatttttgtttgtatCTGCTCTCAGGACTccctggtggaggtggaggagaaATACCGTAAGGCAATGGTGTCCAATGCTCAGCTGGACAATGAGAAGACAAACCTGATGTATCAGGTGGACACACTGAGAGACACTCTGATGGAGCTGGAGGAATTTCTGTGTGAGACACGCAGAGAGTGTGAGGAGAAAAGCAGAGTAAGGGCTGTCAAGTggtgaaattactttttttttttaaatcctctattataatttaccttttttcaatgcataattgttttatttttgttcaatacaAAATGTGAAGCGGATATAGTCACAGTCATGAcccagtacatatatatatatatatatatatatatatatatatatatatatatatatatattatttaaaataattatttataataatttataataaaaaattttttatcaaaacttTTGACAAAAATGGTGAGTCAAAATTCCATATGAAGTGCACAGGATAATTCTGACCCCTTTCATGAAGAATTAGAATAGTGGAATTATTTTTTTCGGAACTTATGACCAGGAAATGTATTATTAATGCTGCAGAGGCTCACATATAAGTTTTGACATGCAAGCATACTAAATAGATAAAAGACCCCAAAATTCACTAAATATTCAAAATTCAAATATTCTCTTATCAGGGCAGTTTGACATTTGTGTGTTCAAGTGTAAAGACTAATCATAACTCAACTTTGTGGCAGTGTTTTCTGTTATATTATGAAGAAATATAGTATTTCATAAACAGTTAGGGTGGTTTCAATACTGAATTGGTTAGCAGAGGAGGGCACACATATAATTAATGTGAGCATTAGTAgattgttaatataaaaaaaaaaaaaaataaaaaaaaacatagatgaTCTTTGTGAAGTCAGAGTATGCAGTGGTCCTTTAATTCTGAGAAATCATAGAATGACTACTGTTCAGATAACTGTGATAGTGACTACTAATAATCAGgaattcaaacaaaaacaaaaaaatcatcaattaaattttttatttacattttttaatgtatgtaaGGACTTCGAGCGAGAGCGTCATGCCCACAATGTCCTGAAGTTCCAGTTTGAGGAGATGAAGGAAACACTGAAACAGAGTGAAGAGTTGCTGACGGTGAGCATCAGCCGTAAATGATGGAATATTCGAAGATCTTCTGATTCTTTGTCTTCCCGAAATAGATGATTGGTGTGTTATTCTGTTGTCTTCTCTCACATTTTCTTCTTAATATTCTTTAACCTATCCCTGTTTCCCACTGCTTCCCCTCATGGCTGGGGCTCAGGAAGCTCAACAGTCTCGTGGAAAGCAGGCAGACTATATTAAAGAGATCGCTGACCTGCAAGAAACATTGgaatggaaagataaaaagatcCGGGTACAATAACCTTCCATGGCCATTTTCTCATTACTCATATCAAATTCTTTTGTATATTAACACTTAATAATCTTTTTTCCCCCTTAATACTTATTAACTTATTAACCTATTAATGCTTGATACTGTCACATGACCCTTTTAGTCTTTCCAAATCTTACATGTTTCCTTTACTCCTCTGTTCTTCCTTTCCTTGATTGTTCACTTTTGCGGATGGCTGCATTAAGGCCTTAGAGAGGCAGAAGGAATATTCAGACATTAACCATGATGAACGGGAAGCACTCAGGAATGAAGTATGTCGGCTTAGGGATGCTCTAAAGGTAGAGATATAGAAGGAATACTGGCAATCACAGCAAAGAAATAGCAGTCAttatattagcattattattttgaGTTTAAAGGACCATTATACAGTAATGGCATAAATGGGAGATTGACATCAGATTGCATtctttcacagaaacatggcattATGCAGGGATCTGAGGTGACGGCCAATGGGGAGTTAGCAGACCGGGCGATTGATGGGCATGCTGTTGCGGAAACAGCCTCCCGATTGAATCAAGACTCTCACACGCCCACTATAACTGGAGACAGCATGTTAGGTAAGAAAAATGCttaccagatctttttgaacacATAATTAAGCGTTTTAAACAAATCAGCTATTGTGGATGATTTGTATAGTATCCAGCTTAACTGTAgtcaaattatatgcatttttacaattatgcttttatggtattttgttgctgcagatttgaaatgttttatttaattatagaaaCCATTACAACTATGCTGCAAGAAAagcaaaaactaaatgaaaacatttagtgaaaatgtttaaataaatgagacaaaaattaaaagatttgtgttaaattaaataaagatcaaataactaaataaaaaaataactggaaaataataaaactaaataataaatacatttctccaaaaataagtaaaattaaatgTCCACAAATTAAATTTGGAATCAGTTTTCGatatattataaaacatgaaTCCAGCTGCATTAAACATGGAAATGCCACTAGATAGTATTAACAATAGACTGTGCTGAGAAGATATTAAACATCTTTCAATTATACCACTTAACATTAACTGaaacatataataaatatttctatgGTATCTCTGCTGGAATTCTCTCTTCATTGATCAGCCTTTAATTCAATCAAGATCAACTGCCAATTGCTtaacaaaatcaataaaattatTCTCTGTGTCTTTCTGTTTTAATGGAATCGTAATTGTGATTTACTCTTTGAATCCAATCAAGAGGTGTTTTCCATCTGGCATTTCATCTCAATCTTAGTAATGTTGCAAGGAGAGCTTCATAAGTCAGAGATTACTCAAAACTATGGTGAGACTGCACAGTTGCTGCAGGGAAatctttttggtgtttttttctatGTTAATCTATTAAATGAggaaatatttactgtatatacccccccccccccattttttttttaaaaaggttaaaaGAGAGAGGACTACAAGTTATGAGGCATAGAAACTGGACTCTTTGCTATCTGAAGTAATCTACTgttaaaaccaaacaaaacagggCAGAGGATGAAAGATACATAAATTCAAGTGCAGAGACTTCACCTAATGTGCTGCTATAATTATTTCAACCTTAAAATTGGATGATATCTGAAATTACAGTATATGAACCACAGAACGTTCAAGCAgagaaaaataactgaatataaatCAAATGCTGGCATTAAAACCTCTGAAGATCTGTGTTTGAGCCCACAGAGTCTAATGAAATTCTGGATTGCGTtagcagtgaccctctgatctggatacagactggaactGGTGGCTACTGTGAcatcggaataagagagaaacagacaaatattagcgtagatgccattcttctaatgatgttgcaagtacatcaggtgttattggaagtgttcctGTTTCCGGTTTTcctgcagcctaaaaatcctttaacagatttggatattagaagcgtattagtgtCTTATGTGTAAgctaggttaaagagatgggtctttaatctagatttaaactgcaagagtgtgtctgcctcctgaacaatgctATGATGACTCTGTTTATCGTGCTTTTATTGAATCGGTTTTATTCTTTTGTATAGCTGCTTGGTTTGGAAGCCTCTCCctgacaaataaaaacagacttgGTAGTCTGGTCAAAGTGGCGAGCAAGATTTCCAGGAGAAGTTTGGTTCAACTTGGGGAGTTATACATAAAACAGGTCCAGAAGAAAAGCTAGAGTCATAGCTCATTCACAGGATCATGCCCTTAGAACAGAGTTTGTGCTTTTGCCCTCTGAGTGGGGCTATCTGGTTCCTAGCTGCAGAACAAAGAGgatgcaaatatattttattccgtCAGCTGTGAGGCACCTTAATGGCACTtagcactttataataacttgcacaagttgcatttttgatcaagtgtcctgtattttatttatttatttatttgcacattaTGTACATTGGCCGTTATTGTGAATTCCTTCTCTGCTGGTTGGTCTTTGTTGGTGAATGTTGTTGTATGTTTATGTGGGGCATTTGCTGCAAATCCAATTTCCCCTTGTGGGACAATAAAAgtactttgactttgactttgagcgaggttattccagagtttaagtgctaaataggaaaaggatctgctgcctgcagttgattttgatattctagatattatcaaattgcctgagttttgggAACGCAGTGGACATAGAGGATTATtatagcattacaataatctaacattgaggtcataaaggcatggattaacatttctgcatttgacattgagagcataggccataatttagatatatttttgagatggagaaatgcagttttacaaatgctaaaaacttggctttctaaggaaagattgcaatcaaatagcacacctaggttcctaactgatgacgaagaattgacagagcagccatcaagtcttagacagcgttcTAGGTTATTATATGCAGACTTTTTGTGTCCTATAATTACACCTCTGtatttcagaatttagcagtaagaaattgttcgtcatccaggtttttatatcaactatgcattccgttagtttttcaaattggtattcTGCTCAATTTCAGtttgcttctgtactcagtctacGTAGAATAGCGAACTATC
This genomic stretch from Carassius gibelio isolate Cgi1373 ecotype wild population from Czech Republic chromosome B6, carGib1.2-hapl.c, whole genome shotgun sequence harbors:
- the lrrfip1b gene encoding leucine-rich repeat flightless-interacting protein 2 isoform X2; its protein translation is MATQVTGRKRIPNREKLSAEDDALSQIAREAEARLAAKRAARAEAREIRMKELERQQKEIYQAQKRYYGPDSKWGHIEQWMEDSERYSRHSRRHTSISDDEERMSVGSRGSLRGNHTDLCSSTSSLPSARLQNGRGSLHEESSYSATRRFSGSSARGPSDYNGFLGSSSRASSRASSARASPVVEERSDFLEKGSRTASTLSAATLASLGGGLSRRGSCDTSISADTEASIREMKDSLVEVEEKYRKAMVSNAQLDNEKTNLMYQVDTLRDTLMELEEFLCETRRECEEKSRDFERERHAHNVLKFQFEEMKETLKQSEELLTEAQQSRGKQADYIKEIADLQETLEWKDKKIRALERQKEYSDINHDEREALRNEVCRLRDALKKHGIMQGSEVTANGELADRAIDGHAVAETASRLNQDSHTPTITGDSMLEIRLRKLVEERESLLDQVRKYKAIAEQTQKNGTAETGSTDEDDLKNGLDPHILDLQRDANRQISDLKFKLVKSEQEVTALEQNIIRLEGQVSRYKTSAEAAEKVEDELKVEKRKLQRELRSSLDRIDELEASNSHLTKRLEKMKANRSALLAQQ
- the lrrfip1b gene encoding leucine-rich repeat flightless-interacting protein 2 isoform X10, which codes for MATQVTGRKRIPNREKLSAEDDALSQIAREAEARLAAKRAARAEAREIRMKELERQQKEIYQAQKRYYGPDSKWGHIEQWMEDSERYSRHSRRHTSISDDEERMSVGSRGSLRGNHTDLCSSTSSLPSARLQNGRGSLHEESSYSATRRFSGSSARGVEERSDFLEKGSRTASTLSAATLASLGGGLSRRGSCDTSISADTEASIREMKDSLVEVEEKYRKAMVSNAQLDNEKTNLMYQVDTLRDTLMELEEFLCETRRECEEKSRDFERERHAHNVLKFQFEEMKETLKQSEELLTEAQQSRGKQADYIKEIADLQETLEWKDKKIRALERQKEYSDINHDEREALRNEVCRLRDALKKHGIMQGSEVTANGELADRAIDGHAVAETASRLNQDSHTPTITGDSMLEIRLRKLVEERESLLDQVRKYKAIAEQTQKNGTAETGSTDEDDLKNGLDPHILDLQRDANRQISDLKFKLVKSEQEVTALEQNIIRLEGQVSRYKTSAEAAEKVEDELKVEKRKLQRELRSSLDRIDELEASNSHLTKRLEKMKANRSALLAQQ
- the lrrfip1b gene encoding leucine-rich repeat flightless-interacting protein 2 isoform X11 translates to MATQVTGRKRIPNREKLSAEDDALSQIAREAEARLAAKRAARAEAREIRMKELERQQKEIYQAQKRYYGPDSKWGHIEQWMEDSERYSRHSRRHTSISDDEERMSVGSRGSLRGNHTDLCSSTSSLPSARLQNGRPSALFNDPPRSRSHRGSLHEESSYSATRRFSGSSARGPSDYNGFLGSSSRASSRASSARASPVVEERSDFLEKGSRTASTLSAATLASLGGGLSRRGSCDTSISADTEASIREMKDSLVEVEEKYRKAMVSNAQLDNEKTNLMYQVDTLRDTLMELEEFLCETRRECEEKSRDFERERHAHNVLKFQFEEMKETLKQSEELLTKHGIMQGSEVTANGELADRAIDGHAVAETASRLNQDSHTPTITGDSMLEIRLRKLVEERESLLDQVRKYKAIAEQTQKNGTAETGSTDEDDLKNGLDPHILDLQRDANRQISDLKFKLVKSEQEVTALEQNIIRLEGQVSRYKTSAEAAEKVEDELKVEKRKLQRELRSSLDRIDELEASNSHLTKRLEKMKANRSALLAQQ
- the lrrfip1b gene encoding leucine-rich repeat flightless-interacting protein 2 isoform X18, whose product is MATQVTGRKRIPNREKLSAEDDALSQIAREAEARLAAKRAARAEAREIRMKELERQQKEIYQAQKEDSERYSRHSRRHTSISDDEERMSVGSRGSLRVEERSDFLEKGSRTASTLSAATLASLGGGLSRRGSCDTSISADTEASIREMKDSLVEVEEKYRKAMVSNAQLDNEKTNLMYQVDTLRDTLMELEEFLCETRRECEEKSRDFERERHAHNVLKFQFEEMKETLKQSEELLTEAQQSRGKQADYIKEIADLQETLEWKDKKIRALERQKEYSDINHDEREALRNEVCRLRDALKKHGIMQGSEVTANGELADRAIDGHAVAETASRLNQDSHTPTITGDSMLEIRLRKLVEERESLLDQVRKYKAIAEQTQKNGTAETGSTDEDDLKNGLDPHILDLQRDANRQISDLKFKLVKSEQEVTALEQNIIRLEGQVSRYKTSAEAAEKVEDELKVEKRKLQRELRSSLDRIDELEASNSHLTKRLEKMKANRSALLAQQ